In Hydra vulgaris chromosome 06, alternate assembly HydraT2T_AEP, a genomic segment contains:
- the LOC136081521 gene encoding uncharacterized protein LOC136081521 has product MQSRYSKKLQSTSEKVKEKNVKWSDELANELHRPVIKHFRKRKVIANGIDEIWAADLVDMQSFSKFNNGIKYLLMVIDVFSKYGWIVPLKNKTGVDVANALNKIFKERKCRKLWVDKSREFYNKHVNALGVELYSTDHEEKSCVVERWNRTMKEKIFKYFSANSTRKNDVLDEMVNKYNNRRHSSIKTAPVKASDEKNKNIVWLNLNGNARSESVRPKFSINDRVRITKKKTTIEKGYTPRWTEEVFTISQIQYTDPPTYKITDNNGEEIQGTFYEQ; this is encoded by the coding sequence ATGCAAAGTCGGTATTCAAAAAAACTACAATCGACCAGCGaaaaagtcaaagaaaaaaatgtgaaaTGGTCTGACGAACTTGCGAACGAACTTCATAGACCCGTCATAAAGcatttcagaaaaagaaaagtaattgcaaatggaatcgatgaaatatgggctgctgatttagtcGACATGCAATCTTTCTCTAAATTCAACAACGGTATAAAATACTTACTCATGGTAATAGAtgtattttcaaagtatggatggattGTTCCATTAAAGAATAAAACTGGAGTTGATGTTgcaaatgctttaaataaaatatttaaagaacgAAAGTGCAGAAAATTGTGGGTAGATAAAAGTCGagaattttataataagcaTGTTAATGCTCTAGGTGTTGAGTTATACTCAACTGATCATGAAGAAAAAAGTTGTGTAGTTGAACGttggaatagaacaatgaaagagaaaatatttaaatacttttcagcTAATTCTACTAGAAAAAATGACGTCttagatgaaatggtaaataaatacaacaacagaagacattcttcaattaaaacgGCACCAGTTAAAGCTAGTGATGAAAAGAATAAGAATATTGTTTGGTTAAACTTGAACGGAAATGCACGATCAGAGTCTGTAAGACCAAAGTTTTCAATTAATGATAGAGTCAGGATAACTAAAAAGAAGACAACAATTGAAAAAGGATacacaccaagatggactgaagaagtTTTTACTATATCACAAATCCAGTACACAGATCCtccaacttataaaataactgacaATAATGGTGAAGAAATACAAGgaactttttatgaacaataa